A window of Variovorax paradoxus EPS genomic DNA:
GCAAGCGCGCGCAATGCATGATGGGCGCGAAGAACCACGCGATCGTGATGCCCGACGCGAACAAGGAACAAACGCTCAATGCGCTCGCCGGTGCGAGCTTCGGCGCGGCGGGCCAACGCTGCATGGCGGTGTCGGTGGCGGTGCTGGTGGGCGAAGCCCGCAACTGGGTGCCCGATCTGATCGCCAAGGCCAAGACGCTGAAGATCGGCGCCGGCACCGAGAAGGGCGTGGACGTGGGCCCGCTGGTTTCGTGCGCTGCGTACGACCGCGTCAATCACCTCATCGAACGCGGCCTGGCCGATGGCGCCGAGCTGGTGCTCGATGGCCGCAAGCCCACCGTGCCCGGTTACGAGAAGGGCAACTTCGTCGGCCCGACGATCTTCACCGGTGTGAAGCCCGGCATGACGATCTATGACCAGGAAGTGTTCGGCCCGGTGCTGTGCATTGCCGATGCCGAGACCATCGACGAAGCCATCGAGCTGATCAACAGCAACCCGAACGGCAACGGCACGGCGATCTTCACGCAGTCGGGCGCTGCCGCCCGTCGCTTCCAGGAAGACATCGACGTGGGCCAGGTCGGCATCAACGTGCCAATTCCGGTGCCGGTCCCGATGTTCTCGTTCACCGGTTCGCGTGCATCGAAGCTCGGCGATCTCGGCCCGTACGGCAAGCAGGTCATCATGTTCTACACGCAGACCAAGACCGTGACGGCGCGCTGGTTCGACGACAGCACTGTGAGCCAGGGCGTCAACACCACCATCAGCCTCAAGTGAGGAAAACGCTTCGCGTCGCGGCCTGGGGCGTGGTCGCTGTGCTCGCTTTGCTCGCCGGCAGTGCGCAGGCGGCCGCCGATGCGGACGACTGCAATCCGAATGGCAATCAGCAGCAGATGAACGCCTGCGCGGCGCGCGATTTTCGTGCAGCCGATGCCGAGCTCAACATCCGCTATGGCGATGTGATGAAGACGCTCTCGCCGCAGATGCGCGTTGCGCTGCGGAACGACCAGCGCGCATGGCTCAAGGGCCGCGACCCTGCGTGCAAGCGGGCTTCGAAAGCGAACGAAGGCGGCTCCATCTGGCCGCTGGTGTTCAGCACATGCCTGGAGAAATCGACCCGGAAACGGACCGCCGAACTGGATCGCTGGAAGGGCCGCGAACAATGAACTTCGAACTGTCCGAAGAGCAAAACGCCTTTGCGCAGACCGCGCGCGACTTTGCGCAGGCTGAATTCGCGCCGCATGCGGCGCAGTGGGACGCCGAGGCCATCTTCCCGAAGGAGGCCATCGCCAAGGCCGGCGAGCTGGGCTTCTGCGGGCTCTATGCGCCCGAGCGCGTCGGTGGCCTTGGCCTGCCGCGGCTCGATTCGGCGCTGGTGTTCGAGGAGATGGCCGCGGTCGATCCGTCGACCACGGCCTTCATCACGATCCACAACATGGCGACCTGGATGCTCGGCACCTGGGCGACCGATGCGGTGGCCGCGCAGTGGGGCGAAGACCTCACGAGCGGGCGCAAGCTGGCTTCGTACTGCCTCACCGAGCCGGGTGCCGGGTCGGATGCGGGCTCGCTGAAGACCCGTGCAGAGTTGCAGGGCGCCGAGTACGTCATCAACGGCGGCAAGGCGTTTATCTCCGGTGCCGGTTCCACCGACGTGCTGGTGCTGATGGCACGCACCGGCGGTGCGGGTGCAAGCGGCATCTCCGCCTTCGCGGTGCCGGCCGATGCACCTGGCGTGAGCTACGGCAAGAAGGAACACAAGATGGGCTGGAACAGCCAGCCCACGCGCACCATCAACTTCGACAATGTGCGTATCCCGGCCGAAAACCTGCTGGGCAAGGAAGGCGAGGGCTTTCGC
This region includes:
- a CDS encoding CoA-acylating methylmalonate-semialdehyde dehydrogenase yields the protein MDATTTPSTQIATVKLLIGGKLVESKTTEWRDIVNPATQQVLARVPFATQAELDAAVASAKEAFKTWRKTPIGARARIFLKLQQLIRENMGELAAILTAEQGKTLPDAEGDVFRGLEVVEHASNIGNLQLGELANNVANGVDTYTLLQPLGVCAGITPFNFPAMIPLWMFPMAIVTGNTFVLKPSEQDPMVTMRLCELALEAGIPSGVLNVVHGGEAIVNGICDHKDIKAISFVGSTKVGTHVYNRATLAGKRAQCMMGAKNHAIVMPDANKEQTLNALAGASFGAAGQRCMAVSVAVLVGEARNWVPDLIAKAKTLKIGAGTEKGVDVGPLVSCAAYDRVNHLIERGLADGAELVLDGRKPTVPGYEKGNFVGPTIFTGVKPGMTIYDQEVFGPVLCIADAETIDEAIELINSNPNGNGTAIFTQSGAAARRFQEDIDVGQVGINVPIPVPVPMFSFTGSRASKLGDLGPYGKQVIMFYTQTKTVTARWFDDSTVSQGVNTTISLK
- a CDS encoding lysozyme inhibitor LprI family protein, with the protein product MRKTLRVAAWGVVAVLALLAGSAQAAADADDCNPNGNQQQMNACAARDFRAADAELNIRYGDVMKTLSPQMRVALRNDQRAWLKGRDPACKRASKANEGGSIWPLVFSTCLEKSTRKRTAELDRWKGREQ
- a CDS encoding acyl-CoA dehydrogenase family protein: MNFELSEEQNAFAQTARDFAQAEFAPHAAQWDAEAIFPKEAIAKAGELGFCGLYAPERVGGLGLPRLDSALVFEEMAAVDPSTTAFITIHNMATWMLGTWATDAVAAQWGEDLTSGRKLASYCLTEPGAGSDAGSLKTRAELQGAEYVINGGKAFISGAGSTDVLVLMARTGGAGASGISAFAVPADAPGVSYGKKEHKMGWNSQPTRTINFDNVRIPAENLLGKEGEGFRIAMKGLDGGRINIATCSVGAAQGALDAARRYLHERQQFGKPIASFQALQFKLADMATELVAARQMVRLAASKLDAGHADASTYCAMAKRFATDAGFNVCNDALQLHGGYGYLSEFPLERLVRDTRVHQILEGTNEIMRVIVARKLLEGDSDIR